A stretch of the Calypte anna isolate BGI_N300 chromosome 21, bCalAnn1_v1.p, whole genome shotgun sequence genome encodes the following:
- the LOC103526197 gene encoding tumor necrosis factor receptor superfamily member 1B-like isoform X2, with translation MGPRWALLAALLRAAATREYSLPYTPHSAQCKDPITEFYEERLNKCCSQCPPGEYKAESCSASADTKCSPCSPDTYTAIWNRSPLCFACAPPCRKGFVQNQTCTRSQDRICSCPPNEYCILKIDDYCKVCRLHRKCGKGYRVSRRGTDSTDTECKPCPPGTFSPEESYKTSCKPHRVCNSVAVPGNSIRDTVCNESEAALATVLPHTALDLLLTQRTNKPEIVTRAVMLNSVPDLSYIIALAYYPPATEADLPFSPTEKQCDKKVRNTGLQNSSSSGQEKQNLLETSGSSSSSLNNPPGNTRVSVISSKNNEKKEAEGFQQPHSAAGRCKLHSGDRHNSASSELSGPGGTQVNVTCIIKVCGPDCSSQCPEQTHSAGSMEYGNTPSTGEKFPLSKEENPLKKETEIQISVENEDNSIQE, from the exons ATGGGGCCGCGCTGGGCGCTCCTGGCAGCGCTGCTCCGCGCCGCGGCCACCCGG GAATACTCATTGCCTTACACACCACATTCAGCACAATGCAAAGATCCCATCACTGAATTCTATGAAGAAAGACTTAATAAATGCTGCAGCCAGTGCCCTCCAG gtGAATAcaaggcagagagctgcagtgCCAGTGCAGACACCAAgtgcagcccctgcagccctgaCACCTACACAGCAATCTGGAACAGGTCTCCTCTGTGCTTTGCCTGTGCACCCCCCTGCAGGAAAG gatTTGTGCAGAATCAAACCTGCACTAGGTCCCAGGACAGAATCTGTAGCTGCCCACCCAATGAGTATTGCATCTTGAAAATAGATGATTACTGCAAAGTCTGTAGGTTGCACAGAAAATGTGGGAAAGGTTACAGAGTTTCCAGAAGAG GGACAGACAGCACAGACACTGAATGTAAACCTTGTCCTCCTGGAACTTTTTCACCTGAAGAATCCTACAAGACCAGCTGCAAACCACATCGAGT CTGTAATTCAGTGGCTGTTCCTGGGAACAGCATTCGGGACACAGTTTGCAATGAATCAGAAGCAGCACTTGCCACAGTTCTGCCTCACACTGCTCTGGACCTGCTCCTGACCCAAAGGACCAACAAACCTGAAATAGTAACTCGAGCTGTCATGTTAAACTCTGTACCTGACCTCTCTTACATCATTG cACTTGCATATTATCCACCAGCTACAGAAGCAGATTTG CCTTTTTCCCCTACAGAAAAGCAGTGTGACAAGAAAGTAAGAAACACAGGGCTGCAaaactccagcagctctggacaGGAGAAGCAGAATCTCCTGGAAACTTCTGGGTCCAGCAGTAGCTCCCTGAATAACCCACCTGGGAACACAAGAGTCAGTGTAATAAGTAGCAAgaacaatgaaaagaaagaagcagaaggatTTCAGCAGCCACATTCAGCTGCAGGAAGGTGTAAGCTTCACAGTGGGGACAGACACAACTCTGCAAGTTCAG AACTTTCTGGTCCTGGAGGAACACAGGTGAATGTGACTTGTATCATTAAAGTGTGTGGTCCAGactgcagctcccagtgccCAGAGCAGACTCACTCAGCTGGCTCCATGGAGTATGGAAACACTCCCTCAACAGGGGAAAAGTTTCctctttcaaaagaagaaaaccccttgaaaaaagaaactgaaattcagaTCTCAGTGGAAAATGAGGACAATTCAATTCAAGAGTGa
- the LOC103526197 gene encoding tumor necrosis factor receptor superfamily member 1B-like isoform X1 yields MGPRWALLAALLRAAATREYSLPYTPHSAQCKDPITEFYEERLNKCCSQCPPGEYKAESCSASADTKCSPCSPDTYTAIWNRSPLCFACAPPCRKGFVQNQTCTRSQDRICSCPPNEYCILKIDDYCKVCRLHRKCGKGYRVSRRGTDSTDTECKPCPPGTFSPEESYKTSCKPHRVCNSVAVPGNSIRDTVCNESEAALATVLPHTALDLLLTQRTNKPEIVTRAVMLNSVPDLSYIIGSVAGPLLFVLIIAILGYCLVLKKKALAYYPPATEADLPFSPTEKQCDKKVRNTGLQNSSSSGQEKQNLLETSGSSSSSLNNPPGNTRVSVISSKNNEKKEAEGFQQPHSAAGRCKLHSGDRHNSASSELSGPGGTQVNVTCIIKVCGPDCSSQCPEQTHSAGSMEYGNTPSTGEKFPLSKEENPLKKETEIQISVENEDNSIQE; encoded by the exons ATGGGGCCGCGCTGGGCGCTCCTGGCAGCGCTGCTCCGCGCCGCGGCCACCCGG GAATACTCATTGCCTTACACACCACATTCAGCACAATGCAAAGATCCCATCACTGAATTCTATGAAGAAAGACTTAATAAATGCTGCAGCCAGTGCCCTCCAG gtGAATAcaaggcagagagctgcagtgCCAGTGCAGACACCAAgtgcagcccctgcagccctgaCACCTACACAGCAATCTGGAACAGGTCTCCTCTGTGCTTTGCCTGTGCACCCCCCTGCAGGAAAG gatTTGTGCAGAATCAAACCTGCACTAGGTCCCAGGACAGAATCTGTAGCTGCCCACCCAATGAGTATTGCATCTTGAAAATAGATGATTACTGCAAAGTCTGTAGGTTGCACAGAAAATGTGGGAAAGGTTACAGAGTTTCCAGAAGAG GGACAGACAGCACAGACACTGAATGTAAACCTTGTCCTCCTGGAACTTTTTCACCTGAAGAATCCTACAAGACCAGCTGCAAACCACATCGAGT CTGTAATTCAGTGGCTGTTCCTGGGAACAGCATTCGGGACACAGTTTGCAATGAATCAGAAGCAGCACTTGCCACAGTTCTGCCTCACACTGCTCTGGACCTGCTCCTGACCCAAAGGACCAACAAACCTGAAATAGTAACTCGAGCTGTCATGTTAAACTCTGTACCTGACCTCTCTTACATCATTG gatcAGTAGCAGGACCACTGTTATTTGTCCTGATAATTGCTATTTTGGGGTATTGCttagtcttgaaaaaaaaag cACTTGCATATTATCCACCAGCTACAGAAGCAGATTTG CCTTTTTCCCCTACAGAAAAGCAGTGTGACAAGAAAGTAAGAAACACAGGGCTGCAaaactccagcagctctggacaGGAGAAGCAGAATCTCCTGGAAACTTCTGGGTCCAGCAGTAGCTCCCTGAATAACCCACCTGGGAACACAAGAGTCAGTGTAATAAGTAGCAAgaacaatgaaaagaaagaagcagaaggatTTCAGCAGCCACATTCAGCTGCAGGAAGGTGTAAGCTTCACAGTGGGGACAGACACAACTCTGCAAGTTCAG AACTTTCTGGTCCTGGAGGAACACAGGTGAATGTGACTTGTATCATTAAAGTGTGTGGTCCAGactgcagctcccagtgccCAGAGCAGACTCACTCAGCTGGCTCCATGGAGTATGGAAACACTCCCTCAACAGGGGAAAAGTTTCctctttcaaaagaagaaaaccccttgaaaaaagaaactgaaattcagaTCTCAGTGGAAAATGAGGACAATTCAATTCAAGAGTGa
- the LOC103526197 gene encoding tumor necrosis factor receptor superfamily member 1B-like isoform X3 gives MGPRWALLAALLRAAATREYSLPYTPHSAQCKDPITEFYEERLNKCCSQCPPGEYKAESCSASADTKCSPCSPDTYTAIWNRSPLCFACAPPCRKGTDSTDTECKPCPPGTFSPEESYKTSCKPHRVCNSVAVPGNSIRDTVCNESEAALATVLPHTALDLLLTQRTNKPEIVTRAVMLNSVPDLSYIIGSVAGPLLFVLIIAILGYCLVLKKKALAYYPPATEADLPFSPTEKQCDKKVRNTGLQNSSSSGQEKQNLLETSGSSSSSLNNPPGNTRVSVISSKNNEKKEAEGFQQPHSAAGRCKLHSGDRHNSASSELSGPGGTQVNVTCIIKVCGPDCSSQCPEQTHSAGSMEYGNTPSTGEKFPLSKEENPLKKETEIQISVENEDNSIQE, from the exons ATGGGGCCGCGCTGGGCGCTCCTGGCAGCGCTGCTCCGCGCCGCGGCCACCCGG GAATACTCATTGCCTTACACACCACATTCAGCACAATGCAAAGATCCCATCACTGAATTCTATGAAGAAAGACTTAATAAATGCTGCAGCCAGTGCCCTCCAG gtGAATAcaaggcagagagctgcagtgCCAGTGCAGACACCAAgtgcagcccctgcagccctgaCACCTACACAGCAATCTGGAACAGGTCTCCTCTGTGCTTTGCCTGTGCACCCCCCTGCAGGAAAG GGACAGACAGCACAGACACTGAATGTAAACCTTGTCCTCCTGGAACTTTTTCACCTGAAGAATCCTACAAGACCAGCTGCAAACCACATCGAGT CTGTAATTCAGTGGCTGTTCCTGGGAACAGCATTCGGGACACAGTTTGCAATGAATCAGAAGCAGCACTTGCCACAGTTCTGCCTCACACTGCTCTGGACCTGCTCCTGACCCAAAGGACCAACAAACCTGAAATAGTAACTCGAGCTGTCATGTTAAACTCTGTACCTGACCTCTCTTACATCATTG gatcAGTAGCAGGACCACTGTTATTTGTCCTGATAATTGCTATTTTGGGGTATTGCttagtcttgaaaaaaaaag cACTTGCATATTATCCACCAGCTACAGAAGCAGATTTG CCTTTTTCCCCTACAGAAAAGCAGTGTGACAAGAAAGTAAGAAACACAGGGCTGCAaaactccagcagctctggacaGGAGAAGCAGAATCTCCTGGAAACTTCTGGGTCCAGCAGTAGCTCCCTGAATAACCCACCTGGGAACACAAGAGTCAGTGTAATAAGTAGCAAgaacaatgaaaagaaagaagcagaaggatTTCAGCAGCCACATTCAGCTGCAGGAAGGTGTAAGCTTCACAGTGGGGACAGACACAACTCTGCAAGTTCAG AACTTTCTGGTCCTGGAGGAACACAGGTGAATGTGACTTGTATCATTAAAGTGTGTGGTCCAGactgcagctcccagtgccCAGAGCAGACTCACTCAGCTGGCTCCATGGAGTATGGAAACACTCCCTCAACAGGGGAAAAGTTTCctctttcaaaagaagaaaaccccttgaaaaaagaaactgaaattcagaTCTCAGTGGAAAATGAGGACAATTCAATTCAAGAGTGa